The Drosophila simulans strain w501 chromosome 3R, Prin_Dsim_3.1, whole genome shotgun sequence genome contains the following window.
GAGTGTAGTGGAGCTCCAGTGCGGAGCTCCTGGGCAACGAGTCTAGAGTTCAGCTGCCAGCATTTTTGTGGTTAGCTGAacttgtttttgctgttgttgtaattgttgtttattagcaacaagttttgcattttgattttttctcttttaccCACAGCACTTCGCCGCATGTCGCATTGTTTGGCCGTGAGTCAATTCCGGAGCGGGATACTGACTTATTCGCCACGGACTGGGTGCGACTCTCAAATgaaatcccaatcccaattccaCACAGCGACTGTCTGGCTAAAAGATTCAAATGATCCCCGTGTGATTCAGCAAATACCTCAAAACAAAGCCCAAAACAGAATAAGCAGAAATCGGTGAGCGATTTGGAAACTGGGTAAATAAGGCCATGCACCTTCAAtcggcaaaaagcaaaaacaccaaaagaactaaaaaaaaaaagcaaaataaaaaaaagtggaaaaaatcTTGGCGGCAATAAGCCACAGCATCATGATCATCACGACGATCGGCAAATagtaaaaaacgaaaacgaaacgaaagaaaacaaagcgaGGGAAAAGAAAACGGCCCGCAGAAACCAGCTCTCTTCAGAAATCTTCAGCGAAGAAGATGCTCGACCTGGAGATGGAGATTCTTCGGAGAGTTAAAAACTCACTCAGCCAGTAGAAATTGAATTGATGGCTGGGCTGGGCTGGGGGATATATGGGTATGGAAAACCGGATTTGAGCCTGGGCCCCAAAACGCAGGGTATCTAGATTTATAAATAGCCGCACAGCTTTCCGATATTATGGactatatggtatatggtatgCTGGTGCAGTGAAATCTCCTCTGGCGGCTAATGGGAAAACCAGGGTCAATCCAAAAACAGGTAGTTCGGAATCATTAGGTTTTATGGCGAGGGTGGAAAAACGCAGCTGGTcaagtgtgagtgagtgtttgCTTCgcgtctcttgtttttccgGAGAAGAAACCCCGATTACAGGCGATTTTACCTACCCTGTAGTTTTTGGTTCCAAAATCCAATGGGTCCCGCTCGATGTTAACTGGTATGGGTGCGTGTTGCATACGTGTTAAGTAAATTCCAATATGTGGTCTGGACTGCCTCacgtatcttgcagatacttGGGCACAGCGATActggtttcttttttgggaTTTCGTAAAGTTGCCCGCTTGTAAGCGAATGATAATGATGGTGTCGATGATGCGCCGATGCGATGATGAGTAATCCCGGCAAAAAGGGTAAACACTAGCACTTTACATCTACTCGTAGAATGTACAtcacttcttcttctttttttcttttttgtcgtACGGTTAGTGCAAAACCTTTACACGCTCGATGGTTTTGTCAGCCATAAAACATTGCCGCGAGACGAATCACAAAAAACATTATAGATATATACGctcgtatgtacatacgtacatatatacaacTGAAAAACTACCTGACGCGCAGCGTGCGCCATAAAACTAAAGACAAACACTGAAATGAACTGagctcttgttgtttttttttttttttgtattattttataacgCGGTCCGCTCGCGTTAATCGCTCTCTTTCGTTCGCACTCGGACACGTCCACCTGCGTCGCCGTCTCAAAGTAAACTAAACCCAACTACGTTGAAAACAAGTTTTCGAAATGCTGCTAATGTTGCTGGCCGGCTTCTTGGCAACATTTCAAGTGGCAGCGAGATaaacaacacgcacacacaccgacacacGCGAGTGCAAACATTGCAATGTTGCTCGCTCGGCAGCAACACGCAACATGTTGCCGGCGTGGTACAGCGCGGgcgtttgttgttgccggctTTTTGGCTGGTCGTTGGCATTGCCCCACACccccaatttgcatttttaccAGGGTAGTTCGGACTGCTCTCCATTTAGCATCTGCTGCAGGGGTATATTGCGTTTCGGTGGTTTTTTCGTAGGTGTGGGtggtttattaaatttgcctTTCAACGCGGAATAACGTCGATGCCCTCAACGTTTGTTTAATTCATTAGTGATTGGACAGCTTGCAAACTTTTCCCCTTTTCACATTTAAGAACGATGCTATTAAGTGCAGGGGAAGAGAAGTACTCAAGGAAAACTAACAAAACAAGCGATTGCCCGCGGGAAAGtgataaatttgaaaatcgaTTAAATTACCAAAAAGAAGCTGCACATAAAACAATCCCAGGAACTCAGAAATTTCATATTCTATATTAAGAGAAATCTCTGGAATATTCCAATAATGATTCTAACTATTCCAATATTCCAATTCTGAAATATTCTTATTAAAAGAGTAacatacaataaaaaaatctgaaaaatttttagatttttgtATTAATGGATATAATAGAAGTAGGATTTctgaattttttatatacatttttaagcaTTATATCCATAcaagaaatttacaaatagCTAAGTAGTTTTTTGTTATCCCaatagattttttatttttctatatttccACAGTACCAAACGAGTCCAGTTAGGTAAGTTAAGTTTACAAAGTTGTTATTTTCCAAGCAGTGCTACATCCGTTTCGTATTTACACTGAACGAACACAATGAATGCGCTTATTTGTCCCTCCTTCCAGTTCCCTCGAGTTGGAGCCGCCTGCCTGGCGCTAAATATTTGATGAAGCTGCAAAAGGCAGATACGAGTACCAGATACTGGATacagcagatacagatacagatacatttgcagGCCCAGATGGATTGGATGGAGATGGCCTGCTGCATAGACAAGCTGTCTGCCGGCTAGTGTGTACGTCAGTTGTAGCTTTCccgcttttcatttgccaaatgcaaaatggaTGTTCATCTTGGACATGTTTGCTCTCGACTGTCAAATGCTCggcaaagtgggcggtggcagGTCAGAGGTTATGATGGCTTCGTACCTCTTGTCATTTACCTCATTTGCACTTGAGAATTTATTTCGGCCTGCGGTGGGCTACGAATGTCGTATTTACTTGTTTACACTGACCTCTTGAacatgcactgcgagaaatatCAAGTACCTGtattaaaaagtaataataaaaacataaacgtATAATAAAATTCTATTGAACTATTTCataatacaatacaatatataaaattcatGTAAGGCTTTTCAACAAAATCAATAGTTTAAATTCATGCCAAGTGTAAGTAGCATACTTGACTgcattttcttgcagtgcattCCGTAGCCAaccagttgttgctgttgactTTGCCATCGTTTATCTTATCTGAGGAGATGTCGTCGCCGGATGATGATAGTAGAGACAACGCCTTTGCATTTGTCTTTACCTCAATGCGACCCATGATGCCACCCCCAACACACCTCCATTATCCATGGCATATGTATGAATTGCTGGTGTGGCTGTTGGGCACATGTCttggcatttccatttccatttgcattttcaacaaTTGTCAATTGTGGAGGACGCACTGCAGCATTGCGCCGGCAATGGCAAGGGACATTTGCATACGTAAGAGTGTGACGAGAGTACGTAACATTTGTCTGCACAACGACAAGCTCACTTTGATGCCATCAAAgctgccccagccccaactgCAACCCCAACCACCGGGAAGAgcaacatccacatccacagcaCAAACTACAATTGCAGCCAGCCAAGTTGGCAAAGTTTGTGCCATGCATTTCGTCTGGCCTTTGTTTGCCCCCCGccccttgttgttgttggttgtatacaatttgcataaaactcaaaacgaatttattttgaaagGCAACTTTATTTCTCTGCCGGCGAGCTGGTCATCCGCTTTAAGTTCACACCCGCACCCGAGACCTCAACTCCTCGACAGTCATTACACATTTTGCGACCAGGACCTGCCTGTCCTTTGAGCACCAGCTGCAGCTTGCATATTCATGGCCAAagcaaacccaaacccaaaacccaacTACCTGGATCCTGGTTGGATTCCAGAGCCAGAGCTCATCACTTCTCTGTTCCTCGGGGCAAAGGACTTCCTCCCCAGCCAACTGAAGTGGGTGGAAATGACCTCGTCTGTCGCCCGGCAAatgaactttaattaaatgctaatAGTTAAAGTTGCTTTCAGCGCAGTTTTTAGTCCGAGTTTTTCGAGTTTAAATACGCACGCTGGATAAACAGGATGTGCACGTGGTTGTGGCGTCTGCAGCAGTCAGCCGGAAGTGGAAGTGCCAGAGGTGTGATCTCCAGCAGGAAACCACTTGACAAAGGAGGAACTCTAAGAGAAGGTGCAGGCTAATCCGTAGATTGTTTATATCTCATAGGTGTTTACGGAATTTCGAGCATGGATCTATTTTGGTCTGCACAAACTTAATAtatctttaatatatttttgattagaAATTTGTAAACTGAAACTAACTAACTATCTATATGTAgtcttttattaatattttaaattttaatttaaagctgCAAAGTAAAGATACTAAATAACCCctctttaaacattttttaacaaatttattgagTAATTTAATGTCAATTATTCTGGCCATTTCCCTAGCTATTTAATAGctaaaagttttaaaagaaCTTTTGAAAATGAATGAACAGATTTCGAAATCAACCTTTAAAGAAGGTTAATGTGTTTTCGAAAATTATatgataaataaatcaaactcaaaacgtattttttattgcctaaCATGTCAGTTTTGTTCAAATATTAGTGTACATATTTCTTCTTCGCACGTTTTTCGAACACTTTTATACCCAGCCACGCCCATATTTACTTTACTGCAACAACctagttttattaaattcaccGCATAGTTGAATTGCCTTCGTAAATCAAAAGACCAATCCCAAAATACTGAAAATGGGCAAGAGATCGCAGAAGAGCAGTGTGCTGatggtgtgtgtgggtgcgtaTTCCCGTATCCAAAACTAATCCTGGACACTTTTGTTAATCACTATGCAAATGAACTGCCCACGCAGGCAACCTTTGCCGCTCCCCAATTGCCGAGGCTGTGATGCGTGACGTGGTCACGAGGGCGGGACTGCAGGGGGAGTGGCACGTGGAGAGTGCCGGGATCGAGGATTGGCACTCCGGCCGTCGACCGGATGAGCGGGCTCTCAATGTCCTGGCCAGGCACAATATCGACTACCATGGCAAGGCGAGAGTTCTAGCTCCGGAGGACTTCTTCGAATTCGACTACATCTTCGCCATGGATCTCAGCAACCTGGCCGCCTTGAGGCGCATGGCTCCCAAAGGCACCACTGCCAAGTTGCTGATTTTGGGGAATTTTGGCCTGAAACCAGATGAACGCATCATTGAGGATCCCTATTATGTGAGTACATAGGTACTAAATGTTCcgatttaaaaattatttaagaaaagATTAATTATTAACAAGCAAATCTATacttctaaataaatataaataaatatacaaaataaaaataattagtgATACCTGACACtctttatttagtttttgtatataaatatggaTCTATTTTAgctttctaaatatttttgtttttaaacagaatatattttaataaaattaccTTTTTAATATGCCAGGACATCAGTGAAGCACCATTTGAACAAATTTACCGGCAGTGCAGCATAGCGTGCAAGAATTTCTTGAAACAAGCGCTTTTAAAACAGATAATGTAGATAAGCCCCCGACACCGCCCAAGGGTTAAGCCATCCGACCGAAAACAGCTGATAGCCCGCGTTGCCAACTAACAGTTGAGGCCAGGGCTGCAGGTTGCGGAACGCTCAATTGCGAGCcggaaaaaaaacaacacatcAAATAGTTCGTAAAATTTCCGTGTAAATTGACTTAAAAATGGTTCGAAAAGTGCTAATGATTTGTTTGGGTAATAAAGCACACAATTATCTTATATTTATACCATTAAGAAAGTCATATTCCGCTCTTTCAGGCAACATCTGCAGATCCCCGATTGCGGAGGTCGTGATGGTGGACACCCTGGAGAAGGCGAATGTCAAGGACGTGGAGGTCGATAGTGCAGCAATTGGTGGCTGGCACGTGGGCAACCGCGCTGATCCGCGGGCCATCAGCACGCTGCAAAAGCACGGCCTCAAGTGCACCCACATCGTTCGGCAGATCCGCAAGCAGGACTTCTCGGAATTCGACTACATCTTCGGCATGGACGAGGACAACATGAGCGAACTGAGGCGTCTGGCGCCCAAGGACTCCAAGGCGGAGCTCCTCATGCTCGAGAAGAAGAACCGCATCATTGAGGATCCCTACTATGTAAGACACTTTTAGAATACTGATTCCACCTGACTAGGATACGAAGTTGCAGTCGAGATATGCAGATGAGGGAACATTAAACAACTACAAGACTTCCAAAGATAGAAAGATCCCAGTAAGATACATACATGAGCTTATATGATAAGGCGAACTATTCCATAGATCAATAGAAGTGCTCTATATTAAGAACTTAACTTAAAAGCTTAGTCTAATTATGATCgcaatttgttattttagGAGCGTGGAGCCGAGGGCTTTGAGACCGCCTATCAGCAGTGCGTGGTTGCCTGTGCCGCCTTCATGAAAGAGCGCCTCCAGAAATGAATGATTTGTAAAAGTGTTGTGATGTAGATAAACTAATAAATG
Protein-coding sequences here:
- the LOC6728182 gene encoding low molecular weight phosphotyrosine protein phosphatase 2 isoform X2, whose protein sequence is MGKRSQKSSVLMVCVGNLCRSPIAEAVMRDVVTRAGLQGEWHVESAGIEDWHSGRRPDERALNVLARHNIDYHGKARVLAPEDFFEFDYIFAMDLSNLAALRRMAPKGTTAKLLILGNFGLKPDERIIEDPYYVST
- the LOC6728182 gene encoding low molecular weight phosphotyrosine protein phosphatase 2 isoform X1 — its product is MGKRSQKSSVLMVCVGNLCRSPIAEAVMRDVVTRAGLQGEWHVESAGIEDWHSGRRPDERALNVLARHNIDYHGKARVLAPEDFFEFDYIFAMDLSNLAALRRMAPKGTTAKLLILGNFGLKPDERIIEDPYYDISEAPFEQIYRQCSIACKNFLKQALLKQIM
- the LOC6728183 gene encoding low molecular weight phosphotyrosine protein phosphatase 1; the encoded protein is MVRKVLMICLGNICRSPIAEVVMVDTLEKANVKDVEVDSAAIGGWHVGNRADPRAISTLQKHGLKCTHIVRQIRKQDFSEFDYIFGMDEDNMSELRRLAPKDSKAELLMLEKKNRIIEDPYYERGAEGFETAYQQCVVACAAFMKERLQK